The DNA window GGCATGTTGTCGATAAGATGtcgacatagtatcgacatTCTGTCGATAAATACGCCATTTCATGCGTTTTTCCCTGTACAGTTACGCATTTAATGACCATTAAATTTTCATACATTCCCAACATTTttactgctctataaaagcaaagggaaatcttattcataagtgctcttgtATTCTACCTAtctcttactcttaaaaatttTCTCTTATTCTCTTAAGTTTGAAATATGGCCCCAAGAAAGAACGGCAAATTCCCCATCCTAACTCCTGaggagctgaagcaggaggAGGATGTTGGCATAGTTACTCCTGCAATGCAGAAAGTTTTGGACGCCGCTCGAGCTTTCGAAAGAGAGCGAAACGGTAACGAGTTCAGGTTCATGCAACTTGAAAGAGAATTTGCAAAAACTGGTGaatggccggctccaccacctgggttccccgaaggatgccgtcgttgcaaACTGGGCATCTTCAACGGTAAACCGGTGAAGCCtggaacattatgcaagtattgcaaggctcacccacaagccaaagaatttaaaaaaaaataatttcttatgttatggtttgtgggttttatttaatgttttttttttaatttttatgaacttttattttctgttttttttttatgttttttttttgttatttttaatgaagtttattttctgtcaatgttatgttatgttttatCTACGGTATTTTTCCATCGCATCGATATTttatcgacatgatgtcgacaaaatatcgacaacttctaaaaaaacaacaaaaatgcttgttgtcgacattctgtcgacaaacatgtcgacaaaatgtcgacaaatAATTAATCCCAAAGTTGGTTGCATGATGTCGATAAcatgtcgacatcatgtcgacataacgtcgataatggtcgtcactgacctttccttcataatcatcgacaaaccatcgacatatcatcgacatatcatcgataacactggaaaacccagaaatcgactgaaaaccagatctgccagatctcaacaatttcgtaccaaaaaaaaagttagcctccaacaataaacacacgtataacaattttaaactacataaagtcaaacaaaatgcttaaaatgcaacttacccattataatggtgtaagattcttgagtgatgttgtattgtgcttcggttttccaccaacacccaccgaGAAAACAACCATGCAACAGCAAATAAAGAGAGTGGGACGGATTTCAGCTtcggtttttcataaatttttcaattttttcctagagagagagagtggtgcacgagagagagggaagagggaagagagagagagagaaatacactttcagattttagctttttttttttttttttttttaaaaaaaagggtaaaatgggaagttcatgtaattaatggactaaatttgtacaaattataaaggggtataaattttgatataggttgtattattagggtcaaaaattgaaatttccctTTTCAAATCATTGAATCTAAAAACTCTCCAATTattctcttaattttttattttgagattccCAACCAATCacattcaattttttaaaactcaaaaacatTAAATCACACCACAACCAATCATATATTTAAAAACAAATTTTCACttacaaaattcaaattttggtttcCAAaacacattttaaaaaaaacatttattgAGAGTACTTTAAAGTTGAAACTAATGACTTAATAGCCTTTGTACTTCTAAAAACAAAAAGTAGCATAAAAATGACTCCAATGCAAAGCCTTTCCATGCCACCCAAACTCCCTCTACTCACGTCCCGCCACGTGGCAGTGATCGGTGCCGGGGCAGCGGGCCTAGTAGCCGCCCGTGAGCTCGGCCGAGAGGGACACAGCGTCGTTGTGTTCGAGAGAGGAGACCAAGTCGGTGGGACATGGGTGTACACTCCCAAGGTCGAGTCGGATCCAATTGGGGCTGACCCACGTCGGGCCGTTGTCCACTCGAGCTTGTACCAGTCCTTACGGACCAACCTCCCTAGAGAAGTAATGGGTTTTCGAGATTTCCCATTTGTGGTGAAGAAAGACGATGGAAAAAACGAGAGAGACCCCAGAAGGTTTCCGGGTCACAGAGAGGTTCTTATGTATTTGAAAGACTTTACCAGAGAGTTTGGGATTGGTGAGTTGGTGAGGTTTGATACTGAGGTTGAGTGTGTGTGTTTGATGGATGGTGGGAAGTGGAAGGTGAGGTCTAAGAGGAGAGGTGAATTGGGAGTGGATGAGATTTATGATGCCGTTGTAGTCTGTAATGGTCATTATACAGAGCCTCGTATTGCTGATATTCCCGGTAAATGTTTACATATGTGTCAACGTGACTTAGTTAAAGAGAAAttcacctttttctttttccctttcttACCCGGTGTGCATGTTTGGATTTTGGGATTATGAATCTGAATTTGTCTCAGCCTAATGAATCTCTTAGACTTTGATTTGTTTTGACAATTGAGCTGTAGTTAAAGAAGACATTAATTCTGTTTCTTCTGTTCTTCACATATGATAGAAGCATAAGTTTTGGCAGCGGTTTACattttgtgaattaatttataaatgttGGGGTAAGACCTGTAAGGCTACTGTTAGAATTTGTCTCTGTTCTTCGTTTTAATCAACAAAACGTTCTTCGGTTCTTGTAAGTTATATTTGATCCTTGCTTTTGTAAATTTGAAAgtgaaagaagaaaagaaaaagtattaTTTCGGTGCAAATATTAGCATGCTAAATTTTCCTTCACGAAGAAAAAGATGATACATCAAAACTACTGCAACCCTTACtgtttttacatttattttcttGAAGGCATAGATGCATGGCCAGGGACTCAAATCCATAGCCACAACTATCGGATTCCAGAGCCTTTTCGAGATCAGGTTTATTTAAGATTCATTTTTCTCATgtaaatttctgcattttaagTTAAATTGTTTATATACTTATCACGTTTGAATATTTCTCACTCTCACATTAACTTTGATGCAAATTATGATTCTGGTAAAGAAAAGATTGTGTGGTATAAAGTCTTCTGAAATACTTTTAGAGAATGAATTCTATCTCTCTACAGCCAGCATCagcttattttataatttttcacaTGATGCTAATAGAATTTGTGAGTTAAAAATGTTTAtatcttatattattatttatttccttttccTTCCTTTGTACAATCTTATGTATTAGCATTTGCAGGTTGTAATTTTGATAGGGAGTGCGGCAAGCGCGGTAGATATTTCTCGTGACATAGCTGCTGTGGCAAAAGAAGTGCATGTTGCATGTAGATCAATTACTGATGCAACCCTTGGAAAGCAGCCTGGCTATGATAATCTTTGGATTCATAGTATGGTAAAAAGTACTTACCTGTTGTCACAACTGAGTAATTATGAATATATGAAAACTACCCCGATACCAGAATTTAACTAGCTTAAAATACTAATGCAGATCAAAAGTGCCAATGAAGATGGTAGTGTGGTTTTCCAGGATGAGTGTGCTGTCTTTGCTGATGTCATTCTTCACTGCACAGGGTATGCTATGCTATGTATTCTAATAACCAGATTTGGAACTTTACTTCACTTATATGTGATAATCGACATTGAATCTAAGGCTCTTTCTGCATAGAAAGCAAAACAAATTTCctttttccttttaaaaaaaataaactgaaATTTAACTTCAATTTTCCCCCTTAAGGTACAAATTCCATTTTCCTTTTCTTGAAACCAATGGCATTGTGACTGTTGACGACAATCGTGTTGGACCACTTTATAAGCATGTCTTCCCACCAGCCTTGGCTCCAAGGCTTTCCTTTGTTGGGTTACCATGGAAGGTATACCTCTGCTTTAAGCAACATCAttacatttaaataataatagtttGGTTTATGACTAGTAAAGTAATAAACATTATTTGAATACTTTTGTTTCCAGGTTATTCCTTTCCCTTTGTGTGAACTTCAGAGCAAGTGGATTGCAGGTCTTCTGTCCGATCGATTTGATCTTCCATCACAAGAGGAGATGATGGACGATGTTAATGCGTTTTACTATTCTCTAGAAGTTTCGGGCACTCCTAAGCGATACACTCATAATTTGGGTGCTTCTCAGGTAATAAGATTCAGACTATAATGCTGGTTTGTCTACAATTTGTTTGTTTCTAATTAAAGATCTGCATTTTGTTATGCTTAGTTTCAAAACCCAGTAACCTTTACCCAATGGCTTCTCAATCTTTTTGAAACCTTATTTGAGCTTCTCATGGGATATTTTTGAATCTCATATTGCCGGAATGAATCTTTTGAATGCTGTGTCTGCAGTTTGATTATGATGATTGGCTCGCAGTTCATTCTGGCTGTACATTGTCTGAGGAATGGCGGAAACAAATGTATTCTGCAGTTTCGAAGAGAAAGCGTGCTCAACCGGAGACATACCGAGATGAGTGGGACGACGAGGATTTGATAATACAAGCCAACCAATACTTCTTAAAATACTTCCCAAAGGAAGTCAATAATGAATAAAAAGTTTCCTTTCTTTTCTAAGGATCAGTAACCATATTCTCTTCTCATAAGATTGGGAAATTACAAAAATGAATCAGCACACACCAATTCTTTTCAAGGTGATAATGGATATCATAAATATTTTGACTATTGGGAACATTTTATGAGATCATTTTGGTTGTAAGTACTTTTACTGTGATGGTTAATAAAGCAAAAGCAAATTGTATTTTTCGTTTTCCCATTTCTACATTGGAAATCATTTTCTTGCTTTTTAGGagaattttattagtaataatgATATCATTAAAAAGATGCCTAGTCTTTTAATTGATATCTTCTACGTTACATACAATTGCATCTCCGAACAATAGTGTCATTTACCTGCATTGTTCTGAGCCTGTTTGGCATGGCTTTGGAGTAGCTTTTGAAGTCGagcttttttaatttaaaatagttttttagaGAAGCAATGACTCACCAACTTTTTTAGGAAggacttttaaaaaaaatacgggaagttattttttagtttaatgaatcttttataatatctaatttaccattttttttcaaaaaaaataataattaaatcacATTCTTGATTGTTATATTACGACAGATTATTTAATATTCTTTTCATAATGAAAACCTAATAGtcttcagcaaaaaaaaaaaaaaatcacagcagccatttttattgaagaaagaaaaaatagagtTATTGTTTTGTCAAAACAATTGAAGGTTAGTATTCTTTAACTTTTCTATTCTCATTATAATCTATTAAATATATGACATGAATAGATTAATTTGCTTTTCTCATTTTgcattttcatttttacattcTCGATAATGTctctcccttttttttttcttttttaaataagagTCTATCTCTATATGGATTCCATTTATCATCCACTCCATTACTGGCAAAAagaatattgttttttttttcttttgaaaggaATGAGAGCAATATTACATGATTACATCTTCACTGAATATAATTCAGCTAAAGTGCAAGCAAAATTGCAGAGTTTAAACGTATAGATGACGATAATGCGATTACATGATTACATCTCTATTGGATATATATACATGATTACATGATTAATGCGATTGAtttctcttcaaaaaaaaaaaaaaaagaatgcgATTAATTTACTGTTAACAGTAAGAtcataattgattttttttttctttttaatattacgttagattttttttttttaaagcatTATAATCTCACATGTTTGTTAATTAATGTAACAAACAAAGACTCCCCAACATTGTATacgttaattttaaaaataaaattaaaaaataaaaataaacaaacatattttttatattaattaactttgtaatcatattaatatatatacactaatttaacaaaaaaataaaaacaaataaaaacaaattataaaatGACTTGAGTACCAATTACTGGTGTTTGATCTTGTTgtactgtgtttttttttattattttgtatagaTGTTGACACACTAAGGTGGTGTTTGGttggaaaaaaagaaaacaaaggaatATAAATGAGAACGAGAATAGTAATAAGAATGAAATCAAAGTATTTAATTTTTCCTATCTTGCATGGGTatggtatttctttctattttaaaatggaatagtcatttcaccgaaataataaaaaaattatttttttggaatGTGAAATTCCAATACTCAAATAAAAATTACGATGAAATGAaattctaatactttaaaatacttTTCTACTATTTTGGTAGGATAACTATTTTATTTCGAAATAGAATGAAATACCATTCCAATgcaagatgaaaaaaaaattattaattttatttttattaattttttaatgcattttaattttattctattttccttattttttttttgttttctttcctTCTAACCAAATGTGCtcactagttttttttttgttatacaatgaacaaacttttattaaaaaatatcagtGTTGAGTACATCCAAAAGAAAAGATGGAAAATCGTCCATCCAAACTAGCTCACCATCCACCTTGAGTGCATGCACAACTAATTCATAAGCAATCTTATTGACCGATCGACGAGCATGAATCAGGAAAAATTGGACagtaaactaaaaatatactcTAAAAGAAACTAAGATCATTACAAAGAGAAGATCTCTTAGCAAAAGCAGAGAATACCGCTAAACAATCAAATGAGAAATGCAACTAAATAAccttaattttaactttatagATAGCTAATGtcccttttttaaaataataaagcaaatgtcctttttactttttaatacctaaaatacccttcattatataaaatgtattatatgttttatttctttaatagaaattatgaaaaacaatAGATGAATATCTCTCTACTGAATTCTTATcaactattttttcattatataaaaggtattatatgttttattcttttagattttgctgttgttgttgctgtctaatatgttatttaaacatataattaattttttattaatatatcgtatgatatacaaacaatataccttaaaccaatatacatatatcacaaacttaaactaatatactattaaatgaattatttttcacaatatacagtagcatacaaaaacttataccacaatcataagcatatataccatagtcaaaaattaatataccaccagcatagtgaaaaaaaattatacaaaaaacttaatttaatattccacaagttttttttcttgttatttcTTTCATGAAATACCAACgaacataaaatcaatatacttcagccaaatataactatacctgatacttaaattaatatttaatagttttttttcctttctatccttcacgatatacatatcacatacaaacgatataccttagactaatataaatataccataaacttaaactaatatactattaaatgatttttttttccacgatatacaatagcatataaaaactatattctgcaattataagcataaatactatagtgcaaaattaatatacctttaGAATagtggaaaatatatatatattccaaaaacttaatttaatattccacatgttttttttttctttccttcatgatattttttttggtgaaaGAGAGGTGCATAGTACCCATTCATTGAACAAAAAACAAgcagaaacaatagaaaaacCAAGAGCAAAGGGATACTCAGAACAAGAGACTCCCCAGAAGCAAGCAACTACAACCAATaccacaaaagaaaaaaaaacaacaccaGCAAAAACCAGAACATCTAGAATGATAAAAACCGGAACAACAGGAACTTCCCAAGCACCAGCAACGTTCTAAGGGAAAATCCAACATCCTGAAGCTTGAGAAGACCCAACAAAAGAAAAACACCTACCCTGCATCTGGATTCCATTCCTTATAGTCATCGAACACCAACGGGTCCACATAATTCACATCAATATCCCCAACAGCTGCATTAAGTTTAGCCCACTTTGCCACATTGTAAGCCATGAAATTCTCCTTCCTACTGATATGCTTGAGTTTCCAAAGCCGCAGCTGTGTAGAGCAGCTTCGAAACTGAGCAGAGATTCCATCAAGATCAATGCACCGCTGGACTCCTTGGGTTTCCGAAATGTTTGTTACAGCGCTTTCATTATCCGAGAAGAAATTCACACAAGTGAGTTCCAACCGCACAACATGCTTGACTGCACATACCAACATCAAAGCCTCTGCCAATGCTGAATTTGTAGTAGAAAAACGATCTGCAACAACGCTCCATATATGATTTTTCGAGTCCCTAAAAACCGCTGCACAAACAGAGTGATCAAGACCGATAGTTACATCAGTACAGCAGGTCATCCATCCTTCCGAGGGTGTAAGGACAGTAGCATGCTTCAAGTGGCGATCTATTTTGCAAACCAAGTGATCATTGAGCCGCCTACAAGCATCTCGAATTGCCACCGTAATCGGTACTAGATGTCCATTATGAATAACTTCGTTCCGCGTCttccaaatcacctcaaaaatGCATAAGGCCCCTGTCATAAACTCGGTGAAACTAAGATTGGGGGGTCTATTTCTCATGCATCCAA is part of the Cannabis sativa cultivar Pink pepper isolate KNU-18-1 chromosome 5, ASM2916894v1, whole genome shotgun sequence genome and encodes:
- the LOC115711277 gene encoding flavin-containing monooxygenase FMO GS-OX-like 4 → MTPMQSLSMPPKLPLLTSRHVAVIGAGAAGLVAARELGREGHSVVVFERGDQVGGTWVYTPKVESDPIGADPRRAVVHSSLYQSLRTNLPREVMGFRDFPFVVKKDDGKNERDPRRFPGHREVLMYLKDFTREFGIGELVRFDTEVECVCLMDGGKWKVRSKRRGELGVDEIYDAVVVCNGHYTEPRIADIPGIDAWPGTQIHSHNYRIPEPFRDQVVILIGSAASAVDISRDIAAVAKEVHVACRSITDATLGKQPGYDNLWIHSMIKSANEDGSVVFQDECAVFADVILHCTGYKFHFPFLETNGIVTVDDNRVGPLYKHVFPPALAPRLSFVGLPWKVIPFPLCELQSKWIAGLLSDRFDLPSQEEMMDDVNAFYYSLEVSGTPKRYTHNLGASQFDYDDWLAVHSGCTLSEEWRKQMYSAVSKRKRAQPETYRDEWDDEDLIIQANQYFLKYFPKEVNNE